The genomic region AAAGCATATTTCCTTTGAAATGGACTACTGCTCTCAAATTGTCTTTGGACAGACGGTACAGCCGTGTTGGAGAGAGAAGTTTTATATAACACCAGATAGCATTCCATTCTCTCTCTAACTGGACCGATATCCAGACGACCTCCCTTCCCACTATGGATGATATAAAAACGTTCAACATCATGCTTCACACCATCGAGCCGAAAACAAGCGGTACCACGAGCAATATATAAATAGCCAGATGCAGGAAAACGATAGGAGCTCAACGCTTCACCTGGATTCAGAAACTTATAGCGAATATCCATGAGTTGAATATTGGCATAATCCCATAACATTAAGTCATCTTCGTTCAAAATAATTCCCCCTTTCCTATGGGAAGTATAATTGATAACGATTATCATTTACAACAATAACATTTTAACTTCTACATCGTTCAGTTCAAAACGAAAGATTTCCGACTTCATAGATGTATCGACATTCAACATATCTTCATTCAAGCTTCATTCTTTCCCTCTCACTTCTATAGTAAGATGATGTGGACTTACCCATGAACTAGATACTGCAATTCCACAAGGAGGATTTCCATATGAAAAGTTATCTTGTGTTCGGTGCAAGCAAAGGATTAGGAGATGCCTTCGTCAGAGGTGTGCCCGAACAGGGCGATAAAGTCTGGGTCGTTTCTCGAAGCAGACCGGAAAGCCTGGACTTGAGTGATGGTGTACAGCGGATATGGATACAGGCCGATCTTTCTGAGCTGAATGCCGCTACCATTGTTACGGACCAGTTGAAGCATGAACCTTTGGATGTACTGATATACAATGTAGGCATTTGGGAGAAGGAAGGCTTCGAGGATCACTATACGTTCGATAAAGACGAGCCTGCGGACATCAGTCAGCTGATCCATGTTAATATCACTTCAACGATAGTATGTATACAGGCATTATTGCCTCATCTAAGACAATCTGCAGCGGGCAAAATCATTCTTATTGGTTCAACAGCCGGCTTGAATAATGCCAGTAGTACACAAGTATCTTTTGTCGCCTCCAAGTTTGCCATTCGCGGAATCACTGAGGCTTTGAGAGAACATACCAGACATGACGGCATCGCCGTTACATGTATTAACCCCGGAGAACTGGCAGCAGAGATCCCTTATGAAGAAGGACCGGATCGAGCTCTTACTGCGTATGACGGGACACGTATTCCGCTTCAGGATATGGTTTCTATCGTTCGCTGTATCGTGAATTTGTCCAAAGCAGCCTGTGTAAAAGAAATCAACATGCCAGCACTAACGGATATGAACACCTAGCTAGAATAAGAAGAAGATTGCTATACTTAACTGTGCGCCAAAAGCCCACTCTCTTAAAAAGAGAGCGGGCTTTTGGCGCAGTTTAACCGTCAATACCTTTAAATTTTAAACCCTTTGACAAGGTCGTTAAGACGTAGCGCACTTTCCTTCACTTGATCCGATTGACTCGTCACTTGCAGTGATTGCTCGATAGAGGACACCATATGTTCAGCAATATGCTGACTTGAAGCAGCGGATTGCTCACTGGCTGTCGCAATTTCATGAATCGCTCTCACCAACGTCTCAACAGTTTCATTCACCTGTCGTGCTGTCGTGTGGAGATCATTCACCGTTTTGGCTTGTTCAACTGCATGAGTGTAATACTCATCTGCCGTATCTTCCAACAACTTATAGTCATTGCCCACCTGATTGAACATAAAGGTAAGCATTTCCTTCGCGCTAGAAGACAGAAGAGCGACAGACGCTGTAACTTCACTTGTAACATGCCGAATCTCGTCTGCAGCTTGTCTGGAGCCATCTGCCAATTTGCGGATTTCCTCAGCTACAACGGCAAAGCCACGTCCTGCTTCACCTGCACGAGCCGCTTCAATGGAAGCATTCAATGCGAGCAAGTTGGTCTGCGAGGTAATATCCAGAATGGACTGGGACAGAACACCGATCTGGTCCACTGCATGTGCACGCTCCAACGCATCATTCATCTTCACGCTTGCACTTGTATACATTTCCTGAGCTGCCTTACTAGACACACTAGCCTCCTGCTTCAGAACCTCAGCTTTGCCGCTAGTAACATTAGCAGACTCGGCCTTCTCCTTAGTACGGGCGGAGATGTATTCCGCCGCTCGAAGGACCTCATTGACGGATTGATTCATATTCTCGGTATATGCAGAAGTCTCTTCCATCGTTGCCGACAACTCTTCTACCGTTGCAGACACCTCACGTATGCGCTCATTGAGTTCCGACATGTTCTGATTCGTGAGGTCACTCATCTCATTGATCTGCTGAGACTCATTCACCACACTTGTAATTACATTTGAAGTGGAACCCGTCATGTTATGAATGGCACGGGCAATGACACTAATTTCATTCTTACCTTGGAGCAACTGGGGAGCAATGGTAGCTGCCAGATTGCCCTGTGTAACCTCTTCACAGTAGCTATTGATCGCACGCATCCGACGATGAATATTTCTAATCGTCAGATAGGACATAATGACCAAAACAGCCAGTGAAGTGAGGAGAACTATACCAAGAAACAGCGCTGCATCTCGAATGGTATCTTGGGTTTGCGCATATAATTTTGCAGATTCTTCTTCATTATATGTACTTAACTTCGTAACCGTTTCTACAATAGCTGTACTGCTTTTATTAATTCGATCTCTTTCCTCATCATCATAGGTTCCCGTTGTTTTCTTGACGTTCATGATCTGTTCAATGTCCTGGTCGTAAACTTCCAGCTTCGCCTTGAGATCATTGAAGATTTCTTGTTCTGTTGCATCAAGAGTTCTTGCGGAAAACTCGCCCATTCCACCCATCACATTTTTCTTGTTCTTCTGAACTTGCTCATATTGCTTGTCCGTATATTCTTGCTTATCGAGAAGCTTGGTATAGTTGGCACGCATATTATAGAAATCAGCCTTAATCTCCAAAATATTGGTCTGATGCAAGAATCGATCTGTATATAACGCGCCCTGGGCCAGTCTTACATCATTCATACCAAATATGCCGAATAGAAATAGTACAACGAGTCCAATCAAACTAACGGCAATCATTAATATCAAGGTTGTCGTTATCTTCAGCTGTCGAATCCCTCTCCCCCCTGATTTACTACTCCCTGATTTCTTAGACATACATACTCCTCCGGTTCTCCATAGGTCTATATTTCACAACGTGATACTTATAGTATCGGTGCATAGTAGTCTCAATTGTTAGCTATATGTAAAGTTGTGCATCCTTCTGCCCCAATATGATGTCACTTCCACTACTTTCTCGATCCGATCTTAATTCCATTTCTGTTGATTATTTTTCGTTTAGCCTACGGAAATCTACATAAATATATATATTATTCCGACATATAATTAGGCGCTTTTAGCTTAATACACATCTGGGGAGATGGAACATGTCAAACATTTTAAAGAAGCGGGGACTAAAGAAACCACGAACTTCCAGCATCGCGAACACATTATCCATTGTGCTATTGGTCATTATCGTTGTCGTCTTTGCCGTCCTGGGGACGTTCATGTATTCAAGCACACAAAACATTCTGGTCAAACAACAGGAGTCTATGCTTCAGACCAAGACACAAGCGATTGTAAGTGAGTTCGATGCATTATTCAAAGAAAAAGGTTCACTGGTTAAGCAAATGTCAACAAATAAACTATTTCGACAATATATAGAAACGACTGAATCCGCAGAGGTAGCCACCACTTCCACGTATGCAGCGGAAACACAGGACACACTCGCAGCCATTGTAAAAGAAGAACCTTCATTTGCGGATGCCTGGATCGCCGGTCTGGATGGTAAGGGGTTTTGGCTTCAAAATGATGGTGCGGCTTCCGCTCCGGACTTTGATATCCAAGCACGACCGTATTATGAGCCAGTATTAGCGGCAGATGGTCTTTACTACTCTGATCCATATATCGATATCGCATCGAACAATGTACTTATGGGTATTTTTTATCCAATCAAAGATGACAGCAATACCATGATCGGATTTGCCGCGGCCGATATTGCATTTAAGGATATCCCGGCGATTATGGAGAGTTATTCACTAGGAAGCACGGGTTACTCCATTCTACTTTCCAAGACCGGAGATATTCTCTACCATCCGGATCAGGAGAAAGTGTTGAAAGAAAAGATTACGGACACGACTGGCGATATTGGGGACATCGGCAAAAAGATGATCGCTGGAGAGTCTGGAGTGCAGCTAATTAATGACAACGGGGAACGTCGTTATATTGGCTACGCAACCAGTAAAGATACAGGGTGGTCCGTAGGTCTGACCATATCCGAGAAAGAAGTTCTCGCGGAATTAAAAACATTCACATGGATTACGCTTGGCGGATTTGCCGTTGCTACCATTTTGCTCGTGATCATCAGTTACATTACACTTCGTTATCTGCTCAGAGCAATTCCACAACTGCTTGCCAAGATCAAGCTGATTGAACAAGGTGACCTGACAGTTGAACTGGATGCGAAGTCCAATAATGAGATCGGTCAGATTGCTCAAGGCTTGAATTCCATGGTGCAGAAGATTCAAGGCATGCTGCAGATGGTTGGTAGCTCGGCTCATGTCTTGAATCAGTCGTCTAATGATCTGCAAGCCATATCTTCAAGAACGGCAGGGACCATGAACGATACGTCTACAGCCATCAATGAGATTGCCAATGCGACCAATTATCAATCCATTGAGACGGAAAATATTTTACGCAAAACAGGTTCATTATCGAATCAAATCGATGAAATTGCGACGGATGCTCAAGCGATCGAGACGATGGTGCAGACATCTGTTGATCAGAGCGGCCAAGGACTCTTAGTCGTTGAACAACTCTCCAAATGGGCTGAGGAAAACCACAATTCAACACAGGCAATGTCCTCCATTATTCAGGAGATTGATCTGAGCCGTAATGAAATATCCAGTTTTGTGGACACCGTAAAACAAATTGCTTCACAAACCAACCTGCTGGCACTCAATGCATCGATTGAAGCTGCTCGTGCTGGTGAACAGGGCAGAGGTTTTGCTGTCGTGGCCGAAGAAGTGCGTAAGCTTGCGGAGCAAACTGCACAGGCGACAGAAGAAATCAACAAGAAAGTACGTGTCATTGAAGAGAAAACCAACATATCGGTTGAACATACCGTGCGCGGTATGAACATTGCGGATGAAAATGCCAAATCTGTAGAGGACACGAAACAAGTCTTCTTCAGTATTAACAAGGACCTGGAAGATTTGAAATTGCGCATGGTCCAGATCACTGGTAATACAACCAATGTTCATAAGCATAAAGATGAAATTTTCCAAGCGCTGGAGATTATCTCTTCTACTACAGAAGAGAACTCTGCTTCAACGGAAGAAGTTAGCGCAAGCACGCAGGAACAATTGGACAGCATTGAACAGGTGGCTGATCTTTCGAAGCAGTTGAATCAGTTATCCAATAAATTGCAAGACGAATTGAGCCAGTTCAAGGTTGAATAGTATAAGTGACGGTCTCCCTCCTCTTCTCATTTGCGCCTGATCCATTTATTATAAATAGATATGTGTGTACGAAGAGGATTGGAGGAACACATCATCATGAACTTTGCTAAACGTATGGACCACTTCGGTGAAGGAATCTTCACTCGGCTGCTGGAGATCAAACGCAATCGCCTGGAGAATGGACAACCTGTCATTGATCTCAGTGTAGGTACACCCAATATTCCACCTGCGCAGCATATCATCACCGCACTATGTGAAGCTGCTGCTGATCCGTTGAACTATATATACGCGGTGAATGACCAGAGTGAGCTGCTGCAAGCTACAAGTGAGTGGTACAAGCAGCGCTATCAAGTCGAGTTGGACCCGAAGACACAGGTATGTTCCTTACTCGGTTCACAGGAGGGACTGGCGCATATCTCCCTCTCCATCGTGGACGAAGGAGATCTCGTTCTGGTACCTGATCCCTGTTATCCTGTCTTCGCTGATGGACCTTTATTGGCCGGAGCAGAGCTGTATTATATGCCGCAAAAAGAAGAAAACGGATATGTTATTCAGCTTCAGGATATTCCGGAAGATATCGCTCATCGAGCGAAATTCATGCTGGTCTCCTATCCCAACAATCCGACAACAGCGATGGCACCGGATCAGTTCTATCTCGACTTGATTGCCTTTGCCAAGAAGTATGATATTATCGTGCTCCACGATAATGCGTACAGTGAACTCGTATTTGACGGCAAGTCATGTGGAAGTTTTCTTGCGTTTCCTGGCGCCATGGACGTGGGTGTGGAATTCAATTCCTTATCCAAAACCTATGGCCTGGCCGGAGCCCGAATCGGCTTCTGTGTGGGCAATGCAACCATGGTCTCCATGCTGAAAAAGCTAAAATCTAATATGGATTACGGTATGTTCCTACCGATCCAAAAAGCAGCAATTGCTGCCATTACCGGAGATCAGTCCGAGGTTGAACGGGTCAGAGCGATCTATGAACAGCGCAGAGACATCCTCTGTGAGGGCTTCAGCAATCTCGGTTGGCCTATTGCCAAACCTGAAGCGACCATGTTCATCTGGAGCCGAATACCGGCCAACTACGACAGCTCGGAGCAGTTCGCCATGGATCTGGTTACACATGCAGGAGTCATCGCAACACCAGGGAGTGCCTTTGGTCCTTCAGGTGAAGGTTATGTGCGATTCGCCCTCGTTCAGGATATTGAAATATTACAGCAAGCCGTACAGTCAGTCGATGACAGCGGGATTTTGAAATCCAGCTAACGGGAGTAACATTCGAATGTGTTCAATTCAAAATCCCCTCAAGGTACACGCAGGAGTAAGAGCTTCACGTTAGATAACGTGACTCTCGATTCCCTGTAGACCTGAGGGGATTTTTTTCATTTGCGGAGGACTAGGCATTGGGCGAATGGTACCACGTGACAGCAAAAAGCCTGCTCGGGGAGCAGGCTTCTTGCCTCAACAATTTTTTATACAGACTTCCGCCAGTTGGAACGATACATCAGATACAGGAAGTACGGCGTTCCAATGATCGCAATGAGTATACCTGATGGAATCTCTGTCGGCGCCATGACCGTTCTACCGATCGTATCGGCGAGCACCAGCATGACTGCACCCGCTAATGCGGATAAGAACATGGATTGTCTTAACTTGTGCCCCGTCAGTAGCCGCACCATATGGGGTGCAATCAGACCAATAAAACCAACGGTTCCTACGCAAGCAACAGCACCTGCAGCAAGTAGTACACCCACTGTCATGGCCAGCAATCGTGTACGACGTACACCCAGACCAAGCCCCGATGCACTATTGTCGTCGAAAACCAGCAGTTCGAATCTGCGTGCCAGCCACCAGGCCACCGGTACCAGAATAACTAAAAATAATCCGATAACCTTCACCTGTTCCCAGGTACGAGCATAGGTGCTTCCTGTCAGCCAGATATACCCGCTGCTACCGTAGACGGCGCCACGGACAATCAGAATCTGAATACCTGCTCCAGCAATGGCAGACATCGCGATCCCTAGCAACACAACCGCCGAAGGGTTCAGCCCTTTCTTCCAAGCGAGGGAGAACACGACCACTGCAGCAATGGCTGCACCGACAATGGCTGCAATCGGTAGCAAGTACATTGGAAGACCCGGCCATAAGATGATGACCATCATCGCTCCAAGTCCTGCACCTGAGGACACCCCAACGATTGAAGCATCCGCCAGTGGGTTACGTACCGCCATCTGAATGAGCACACCGCTAATTGCCAGTGCTGCCCCTGCACCTGCGGCAACAAGTGTACGCGGAATCCGAAGCTGAACTAATGCGGAGAACAGTCCATCCGACTGGAATAGGCTCGGCAACAGATCAGCCAATGGAATTCGCATGCCGCCAAACATTGTACTGAGCAAGATAAGGGCGATCGTAATGACTGAAAACAATACGGCTATCGGGCCAAATGCAAAACGACGTGCAGGTGCTCCTGTGCTCATCGAAGTGGACATGCCTGAGCCGTTCGCAGCCTTCATGCGTGTAAGCACGAGCCAGATGAGCCACGGTGCACCAATGATCGCCATAACCGCACCCGTTGGTAGTTCCATGCTGGAGTTATGCACCATCTTGGCGAGGACATCTGCTCCAACCAGGAGCGCTGCTCCCCATATGAACACACCGGGTAAAAGTAATCGGTTAGAACGTACACCACTCAATCGAACCAGATGTGGTGCGACCAGTCCCACGAAGCCAATCGGCCCAATTACACTGACGATGACTGCAGCCAGCAATACTGCGAGAATTAAACCACCCGCACGAGCCAATCCAACCTTTTGCCCCAACGAAGAAGCGGTTGATTCATCCAGCTCCAGCATATCCCACTGTCTGGACAAAATTAACGCGAGAAGGGTAATGCCAATTACCCAAGGCCAAGCATAGGACACACCACTCCAGTCCTTCTGCACAAGTGTTCCGGAACCCCAAAGAAACAACCCTTGCGTCTCCATGGAGAAAAAAATATGTAATGCGCTTGTAAATGAACCGAGCACCATCGATACAATCATACCGGACAATGCAAGCCGAACCGGGCTTGATGTTCGTCCGCCGCCCATGAAATAAGCAGCAAATGCTGCCAGCAGACCACCAAGAGCTGCGAAGAGAAAAGGCGACTGACTTAACAGGCCTGGAAAAGCAATAACTCCCAGTACCACCACAAAGTACGCTCCTGCATTAATGCCCAGTGTATCTGAAGCAGCCAGTGGATTACGAGTAATCGTTTGCAGCAAAGCGCCCGCAACAGCCAGTGCGCCGCCTGCAAGAATACCAATCACTGTACGCGGCATGCGCAAATCCCAAACCATATTGTGTTCTAATGTATCCTGTCTGCCTGTAAGTGCATCCCAAACGACATGCAAAGGAATGGAAGCTTCTCCATAACACAGACTTACAAAAAAAAGCACGATGAGAGCGGTTAGACCGCCCCCATATATGCTTATTGTGCGCCAATTCATAGCTGGCTTAGATCCTTGAACCGAACTCATTTGGTAATCGCCTCGACTACCCCATCAACCAATACTTTGGAGGAGATCGGTCCACCAAATGTCCATGTTGTGCTATCGAGTTGATATGTGCGTTTTTCCTTCACAAAGTTCAGTCCGTTCCATACCGAGTTATCTTTCATGGCTGTGCCAAAGACGTCATCGTCTGGTTGTGTAATATAAATGAAGTTACTGTCCTTCACATCGGTTAAGGATTCAATGCCTACTGTGGAGAAGCCGTAGTTTTCAACTTTGTCCGGCTGCCAATCGTTAACCAGTCCGATTTTATCCAATGTACCAATCACAACTGAGTTATCGGTAAACATGCGCAGGCTGACTGCATTTTGATATGTGAACGCTTGTGTCAATGCAAAATTGAAGTTTTCTTTCCCCGCAGCAGCCAGTTTTTCTTTGGCTTCTACATAGTGCTGATCGAGATCACTAAGAACTTCTTTTGCTTTGTCTTCTTTACCCAGAGCCGTTGCAATGTTAGTAAAGATCTCTGTCATCTTGTCATAATCATAGCCATTACCATCATACGGATCATATTCAATCGTTGGAGCAATCGCGTTAAGCTGATCGTATACCGCCGTGTTATTGTCTGCATTAGCAATGATGAGATCAGGCTTCAATGCAGCAATAGCTTCGAGATTCGGTTCACTGCGTGTTCCGATATCCGTTACACTGTCATCCAGTGCTGCTTCGGATGTTACCCACACTTTATAGTTAGCGTTATCTGCGTTACCTACTGGTTGAACACCCAGGGCAACGACATCTTCCGTATATGTCCATTCAAGTGTAACAACACGCTCTGCTGGCTTGTCCAGCTTAAGCTCTCCACGTTTATGCTTCACGGTAACAGGACCTGCTGTCTCTTCAGCCGGAGCACTACCCGAGTCACTACCTTGACTTGTATCTGTTGTAGTGGTGGTTTTACCACAACCCGCCAAAACCAGCACAAAGGCCAGCATGATCAACAATCCGTTTAACCCTTTTTTCATATCTGTATCTCCCCTGTTTGTATGTATTTATATGATAACAATTATCATTATCACTATTGGATTATGCCGTAGGAATTGATTTTTGTCAATGCAAAGTACCTTATTCCCATTCTTTTATGAAATAAAAAAGGAGAGGGATAGCTCAAATGCTATCCTTCCCTTCCATTGCTTGCCTGTTTACATTAACTCAACTGCATCGTAGTGATGCATGTATTATCATTTTCGTATGTAGACAATTGCGTTTCTGCAACCTTTCCATCTCGAACAATACGAATCAGATAGGTTCTGTCTCTAGGCACCCAAAAATCCATAAATCCGTTCGCACCAGACTTAATCACATCATCTTTCATAAAAGTGTTGCCTTGAGAATCGTGAATGGTAACGCTAAATTCCTTATTGCTCATTTCCCCCTGACAACCGGTCAAGCTATGAATTGCGCAGGGATGGGTCTGGTCCACATAGGGCGCAATGGAAAGGAAAAATTCATTTTCAGGCAAAACGTATGTAGTGGTCTTTTTATCTTGATCAGTGACAATTAACTCTTTAGCATTAATGGAGGCAGATTCCGGTGTCTCTTTGCCTGTGCTGATATCTTCCACCAATTTTCTGATGTTGGACGCACTGACTGTACCCGGCTCATCCTTGCCCGCCTTGCTTGCAAACAGGTAGGTTCCGATCACAATTACAACTGCAACACTTGCAATGATCCACATTTGTTTTTTCACCTGGAGTCCATCTCCTCGTCCGTTTTGGTTTATTATAAGGGAGAACACAGCGTTACGGACAGTTAACGACACCAAATTCACCATATATTCACATTTTTTGTATTGCAGTACGAGTAATCTGCAGCTTGTGCACTGTATCATTGATAAGTAAGGGAGGTTGTGTATATATGCTTAAGTCTCCATCCGTATCTGACACTGATCGAAGAGTAAACAAATCCAAACTGGCTCTAAAGACAGCCCTTCTGGAATGGATGTCCCGTAAACCATTGGCCAGCATAACCATTACCGATATTGTCAAATCCGCCGATCTGAACCGCAGCACATTTTACAAGCATTATGTATACAAAGAAGACCTGTTTGATGAATTGTTAAATGACGTGCTTGACGATCTCAAATCAGCCTATCGAGCACCCTATCAGCATTTCCGAGATTTCGATATGAAGGACCTTAACGCCTCAGCAATTCAAATTTTTGACCATGTACTGGCTCATGCCTCCTTCTATACATTACTGG from Paenibacillus sp. FSL R5-0341 harbors:
- a CDS encoding iron ABC transporter permease, with translation MSSVQGSKPAMNWRTISIYGGGLTALIVLFFVSLCYGEASIPLHVVWDALTGRQDTLEHNMVWDLRMPRTVIGILAGGALAVAGALLQTITRNPLAASDTLGINAGAYFVVVLGVIAFPGLLSQSPFLFAALGGLLAAFAAYFMGGGRTSSPVRLALSGMIVSMVLGSFTSALHIFFSMETQGLFLWGSGTLVQKDWSGVSYAWPWVIGITLLALILSRQWDMLELDESTASSLGQKVGLARAGGLILAVLLAAVIVSVIGPIGFVGLVAPHLVRLSGVRSNRLLLPGVFIWGAALLVGADVLAKMVHNSSMELPTGAVMAIIGAPWLIWLVLTRMKAANGSGMSTSMSTGAPARRFAFGPIAVLFSVITIALILLSTMFGGMRIPLADLLPSLFQSDGLFSALVQLRIPRTLVAAGAGAALAISGVLIQMAVRNPLADASIVGVSSGAGLGAMMVIILWPGLPMYLLPIAAIVGAAIAAVVVFSLAWKKGLNPSAVVLLGIAMSAIAGAGIQILIVRGAVYGSSGYIWLTGSTYARTWEQVKVIGLFLVILVPVAWWLARRFELLVFDDNSASGLGLGVRRTRLLAMTVGVLLAAGAVACVGTVGFIGLIAPHMVRLLTGHKLRQSMFLSALAGAVMLVLADTIGRTVMAPTEIPSGILIAIIGTPYFLYLMYRSNWRKSV
- a CDS encoding CueP family metal-binding protein; protein product: MKKQMWIIASVAVVIVIGTYLFASKAGKDEPGTVSASNIRKLVEDISTGKETPESASINAKELIVTDQDKKTTTYVLPENEFFLSIAPYVDQTHPCAIHSLTGCQGEMSNKEFSVTIHDSQGNTFMKDDVIKSGANGFMDFWVPRDRTYLIRIVRDGKVAETQLSTYENDNTCITTMQLS
- a CDS encoding TetR/AcrR family transcriptional regulator C-terminal domain-containing protein, with protein sequence MLKSPSVSDTDRRVNKSKLALKTALLEWMSRKPLASITITDIVKSADLNRSTFYKHYVYKEDLFDELLNDVLDDLKSAYRAPYQHFRDFDMKDLNASAIQIFDHVLAHASFYTLLVRSNVLLDFRDTLYITLKNLYLEDVTDLSPDPRLDKELLACYQANAVLGLVTGWVQSNFKYSASYMVEQLLEFTRMNRSQEIYRSNLHSATSPSK
- a CDS encoding iron-siderophore ABC transporter substrate-binding protein, with product MKKGLNGLLIMLAFVLVLAGCGKTTTTTDTSQGSDSGSAPAEETAGPVTVKHKRGELKLDKPAERVVTLEWTYTEDVVALGVQPVGNADNANYKVWVTSEAALDDSVTDIGTRSEPNLEAIAALKPDLIIANADNNTAVYDQLNAIAPTIEYDPYDGNGYDYDKMTEIFTNIATALGKEDKAKEVLSDLDQHYVEAKEKLAAAGKENFNFALTQAFTYQNAVSLRMFTDNSVVIGTLDKIGLVNDWQPDKVENYGFSTVGIESLTDVKDSNFIYITQPDDDVFGTAMKDNSVWNGLNFVKEKRTYQLDSTTWTFGGPISSKVLVDGVVEAITK
- a CDS encoding methyl-accepting chemotaxis protein, with amino-acid sequence MSNILKKRGLKKPRTSSIANTLSIVLLVIIVVVFAVLGTFMYSSTQNILVKQQESMLQTKTQAIVSEFDALFKEKGSLVKQMSTNKLFRQYIETTESAEVATTSTYAAETQDTLAAIVKEEPSFADAWIAGLDGKGFWLQNDGAASAPDFDIQARPYYEPVLAADGLYYSDPYIDIASNNVLMGIFYPIKDDSNTMIGFAAADIAFKDIPAIMESYSLGSTGYSILLSKTGDILYHPDQEKVLKEKITDTTGDIGDIGKKMIAGESGVQLINDNGERRYIGYATSKDTGWSVGLTISEKEVLAELKTFTWITLGGFAVATILLVIISYITLRYLLRAIPQLLAKIKLIEQGDLTVELDAKSNNEIGQIAQGLNSMVQKIQGMLQMVGSSAHVLNQSSNDLQAISSRTAGTMNDTSTAINEIANATNYQSIETENILRKTGSLSNQIDEIATDAQAIETMVQTSVDQSGQGLLVVEQLSKWAEENHNSTQAMSSIIQEIDLSRNEISSFVDTVKQIASQTNLLALNASIEAARAGEQGRGFAVVAEEVRKLAEQTAQATEEINKKVRVIEEKTNISVEHTVRGMNIADENAKSVEDTKQVFFSINKDLEDLKLRMVQITGNTTNVHKHKDEIFQALEIISSTTEENSASTEEVSASTQEQLDSIEQVADLSKQLNQLSNKLQDELSQFKVE
- a CDS encoding SDR family oxidoreductase, with the protein product MKSYLVFGASKGLGDAFVRGVPEQGDKVWVVSRSRPESLDLSDGVQRIWIQADLSELNAATIVTDQLKHEPLDVLIYNVGIWEKEGFEDHYTFDKDEPADISQLIHVNITSTIVCIQALLPHLRQSAAGKIILIGSTAGLNNASSTQVSFVASKFAIRGITEALREHTRHDGIAVTCINPGELAAEIPYEEGPDRALTAYDGTRIPLQDMVSIVRCIVNLSKAACVKEINMPALTDMNT
- a CDS encoding aminotransferase class I/II-fold pyridoxal phosphate-dependent enzyme: MNFAKRMDHFGEGIFTRLLEIKRNRLENGQPVIDLSVGTPNIPPAQHIITALCEAAADPLNYIYAVNDQSELLQATSEWYKQRYQVELDPKTQVCSLLGSQEGLAHISLSIVDEGDLVLVPDPCYPVFADGPLLAGAELYYMPQKEENGYVIQLQDIPEDIAHRAKFMLVSYPNNPTTAMAPDQFYLDLIAFAKKYDIIVLHDNAYSELVFDGKSCGSFLAFPGAMDVGVEFNSLSKTYGLAGARIGFCVGNATMVSMLKKLKSNMDYGMFLPIQKAAIAAITGDQSEVERVRAIYEQRRDILCEGFSNLGWPIAKPEATMFIWSRIPANYDSSEQFAMDLVTHAGVIATPGSAFGPSGEGYVRFALVQDIEILQQAVQSVDDSGILKSS
- a CDS encoding methyl-accepting chemotaxis protein, producing the protein MSKKSGSSKSGGRGIRQLKITTTLILMIAVSLIGLVVLFLFGIFGMNDVRLAQGALYTDRFLHQTNILEIKADFYNMRANYTKLLDKQEYTDKQYEQVQKNKKNVMGGMGEFSARTLDATEQEIFNDLKAKLEVYDQDIEQIMNVKKTTGTYDDEERDRINKSSTAIVETVTKLSTYNEEESAKLYAQTQDTIRDAALFLGIVLLTSLAVLVIMSYLTIRNIHRRMRAINSYCEEVTQGNLAATIAPQLLQGKNEISVIARAIHNMTGSTSNVITSVVNESQQINEMSDLTNQNMSELNERIREVSATVEELSATMEETSAYTENMNQSVNEVLRAAEYISARTKEKAESANVTSGKAEVLKQEASVSSKAAQEMYTSASVKMNDALERAHAVDQIGVLSQSILDITSQTNLLALNASIEAARAGEAGRGFAVVAEEIRKLADGSRQAADEIRHVTSEVTASVALLSSSAKEMLTFMFNQVGNDYKLLEDTADEYYTHAVEQAKTVNDLHTTARQVNETVETLVRAIHEIATASEQSAASSQHIAEHMVSSIEQSLQVTSQSDQVKESALRLNDLVKGFKI